A genome region from Candidatus Delongbacteria bacterium includes the following:
- a CDS encoding adenosylhomocysteinase: MSYVDHEMKYKIADISLAEYGRKEIEIAEKEMPGLMSVREKFKGEKPLKDVRIMGSLHMTIQTAVLIETLVDLGADVRWASCNIFSTQDHAAAAIAKAGVPVFAWKGETLEEYWWCTVQALSFPDGKGPQLIVDDGGDATLLIHKGFKAEKDSKILDVTPESTEEKIVLNTLKTLLVEDSKKWHRTVEELKGVSEETTTGVHRLYQMLEAGELLIPAINVNDSVTKSKFDNLYGCRESLADGIKRATDVMIAGKVVVVCGYGDVGKGCARSMRGYGARVIVTEIDPICALQASMEGFEVTTVEDTLGKGDIYVTTTGNCDIITLDHMKAMRDQAIVCNIGHFDNEIQVERLFQYEGATRINIKPQVDKFKFNDGHEIFLLAEGRLVNLGCATGHPSFVMSNSFTNQVLAQIDLWKNRYEVGVYMLPKHLDEEVARLHLERVGVKLTRLSDKQAKYIGVKVDGPYKADHYRY; encoded by the coding sequence ATGAGTTATGTAGATCATGAAATGAAGTATAAAATTGCTGATATTTCGTTGGCGGAATATGGCAGAAAAGAGATTGAAATCGCTGAAAAAGAGATGCCTGGACTAATGTCTGTTAGAGAAAAATTCAAGGGTGAAAAGCCATTGAAGGATGTGAGAATTATGGGTTCCTTACATATGACAATTCAAACTGCAGTTTTGATTGAGACTTTAGTGGATCTAGGTGCTGATGTGAGATGGGCATCGTGCAATATTTTTTCGACTCAGGATCACGCTGCTGCCGCAATTGCTAAAGCAGGAGTACCTGTATTTGCTTGGAAAGGTGAGACTCTGGAGGAGTATTGGTGGTGTACGGTTCAAGCTCTATCATTTCCTGATGGAAAAGGTCCACAATTAATTGTTGATGACGGTGGTGATGCAACTCTTTTAATTCATAAGGGATTTAAAGCTGAAAAAGATTCAAAGATTTTAGACGTGACTCCGGAATCAACAGAAGAAAAAATAGTATTAAACACTTTGAAGACTCTTCTTGTAGAGGACTCCAAGAAATGGCACAGGACAGTAGAAGAGCTTAAAGGAGTTTCAGAAGAAACAACTACAGGAGTTCACAGGTTATATCAAATGTTGGAGGCTGGAGAACTTTTAATACCTGCCATAAATGTAAATGACTCTGTTACTAAATCAAAATTTGACAACCTTTACGGTTGCAGAGAAAGTTTGGCAGATGGCATTAAAAGAGCTACAGATGTAATGATTGCAGGAAAAGTTGTAGTCGTCTGTGGTTATGGAGATGTTGGTAAAGGTTGTGCTAGATCTATGAGAGGATATGGAGCCAGAGTAATTGTCACCGAGATTGATCCTATCTGTGCTTTGCAAGCTTCCATGGAAGGTTTTGAAGTTACAACGGTTGAGGATACTCTTGGTAAGGGTGATATTTATGTTACAACTACAGGAAATTGTGATATAATTACTCTTGATCATATGAAAGCAATGAGAGATCAAGCAATTGTTTGTAATATAGGTCATTTTGATAATGAAATTCAAGTAGAACGACTATTTCAGTATGAAGGAGCTACGAGAATCAATATAAAACCTCAAGTAGATAAATTTAAATTTAATGATGGTCATGAAATATTTTTACTTGCTGAAGGTAGATTGGTGAATTTGGGTTGTGCCACTGGTCATCCTTCATTTGTAATGAGTAACTCTTTCACAAATCAGGTACTTGCTCAGATTGATCTTTGGAAAAACCGCTATGAAGTTGGTGTTTACATGCTTCCAAAACATCTTGATGAGGAAGTTGCAAGACTACACCTTGAAAGAGTTGGCGTAAAACTAACAAGATTGTCTGATAAGCAAGCTAAATATATTGGCGTTAAAGTTGATGGTCCATATAAAGCTGATCACTACAGATATTAG
- a CDS encoding PD40 domain-containing protein → MLKHFLITLFYLSILYSEDYKFLRYPAPSPDGKELAFNYDGDIWISNIDGTNARRLTVHEAFDKYPVWSPDGSRIAFTSYRFGNGDIFSISIEGGDLIRHTYHSSFDKVWSWSGDNIIFTSKRDKPYQKMDRVYQVDARKNSTPTLIFNDFGESAQLSKDGNSVFLMRGTYQWYRKYYRGSAVTDIWRYDIKDKNFSRLTDHNGYDLYPMVGNNKIFYVTDMDSSMAFNIWSMNFDGSEKTKLTNFVDDGVRNPSISENGKLIAFEAGMKVYTYDIESNVVTPLFIDIKMDYKDNFVYKSSGSNISELDVYKDESMAVFSCDGQLFISEFFDDGERGLLKPIVDDHFRNESPKFFDKNTIVFVSDRSGNKEIYSLKGDGENLLVSFNYKIEKLTDNDFDDHSPEFSPDKKYLAYIRGNGDLIVRDFTTGKERTISESWSYPYFSWSFDSKWIAFLKNDPNHNSDIFITEIEKGLNPINISLHPSDDYSPVWSPNGKELTFISRRFGGSEDLWRFYLTNDTFEKDPLEKMREKSVPSSEIVLDKNKMYKRFERVCEQVGRESNPFYSSDGDDLFYLLKIDKSWDLYKVDKNGKNSKKIISMGQYPESLQLSFDGKKIYWTEGNKICSSDLKGGNIKKTNIKIEKEISQVLVNEQKFNELWKIIDEKFYDGNFHGIDWKLMYSKYKDYALNSRNHDEFNCVVRLMLGELNASHLGIGEPYNFRLPRYLTAETGVRVQIDNRSKKFVVVDVVEGSPASKKDIKLGEKIVSVNGKKLDILKNYYSYFDNLAGDYIEIEVESIDGQNRFIRIKTLDFNQLYNLYYDEWQEKNRSIVDSLSSDRLGYIHIKEMDEDAVNDFETELYTAAYGKDALIIDVRLNGGGHTADYLLGMLNWQKHALTVPRGGEKGYPEDRLPQFFYDKPIVLLCDQWSFSNAEIFSHAIKVLKRGKIVGMPTAGGVISTSSRKLLDGSSFRVPFRGWYTADTGLNEENNGCVPDYIIENNPGELDQGYDGQLEKAIEVLLKDLR, encoded by the coding sequence ATGCTAAAGCACTTTTTAATCACATTATTTTATCTAAGCATTTTGTATTCAGAGGATTACAAGTTTTTACGATATCCAGCTCCCTCACCAGATGGAAAAGAGTTGGCTTTCAATTATGATGGTGATATATGGATATCTAATATTGACGGAACTAATGCCCGAAGATTAACTGTTCATGAAGCCTTTGATAAATATCCTGTTTGGTCGCCTGATGGTAGTAGAATTGCTTTTACTTCATATAGATTTGGCAATGGCGATATTTTCTCAATTTCAATTGAAGGTGGAGATTTGATAAGGCATACTTATCATTCATCATTTGACAAAGTTTGGTCATGGAGCGGGGATAATATTATTTTTACTTCAAAAAGAGATAAACCTTATCAAAAAATGGATAGGGTTTATCAAGTAGATGCAAGAAAAAATTCTACTCCAACACTTATATTTAATGATTTTGGGGAATCTGCTCAACTTTCTAAAGACGGTAACTCTGTCTTCTTAATGAGAGGAACCTATCAATGGTACAGAAAATATTACAGAGGAAGTGCAGTTACGGATATTTGGAGATACGATATTAAGGATAAAAACTTTAGCAGGCTAACGGATCATAATGGCTATGATCTCTATCCAATGGTAGGAAATAATAAAATTTTCTATGTTACCGATATGGATAGCAGCATGGCTTTTAATATATGGAGTATGAATTTTGATGGAAGTGAAAAAACAAAATTAACCAATTTTGTCGATGATGGTGTCAGAAATCCTTCAATCTCTGAGAATGGTAAATTAATTGCTTTTGAAGCAGGGATGAAAGTTTATACTTATGACATTGAAAGTAATGTCGTCACTCCTTTGTTTATAGATATAAAGATGGATTATAAAGACAATTTTGTTTATAAGTCTTCTGGATCGAATATTTCAGAACTTGATGTCTACAAAGATGAATCTATGGCTGTTTTTTCATGTGATGGACAGCTTTTCATTTCGGAGTTTTTTGATGATGGAGAAAGAGGACTTCTTAAACCAATAGTTGATGACCATTTTAGAAATGAATCACCAAAGTTTTTTGATAAAAACACTATTGTCTTTGTTTCTGACAGATCTGGAAATAAAGAGATTTATTCGTTAAAAGGTGATGGTGAGAATCTTTTGGTTAGTTTTAATTATAAGATTGAAAAATTAACCGATAATGATTTTGATGATCACTCCCCAGAATTTTCTCCTGATAAAAAATATCTTGCATATATTAGAGGAAATGGAGATTTAATTGTAAGGGATTTTACAACTGGTAAGGAGAGAACTATTTCAGAAAGTTGGTCTTATCCGTATTTTTCATGGTCTTTCGACAGTAAATGGATTGCGTTTTTGAAAAACGATCCCAATCACAATTCAGATATTTTTATTACTGAAATTGAAAAAGGATTAAATCCTATAAATATTTCTTTACATCCTTCAGATGATTATAGTCCTGTTTGGTCACCTAATGGTAAAGAACTTACTTTTATTTCAAGAAGGTTTGGTGGATCTGAAGATCTATGGAGGTTTTATTTGACCAATGATACATTTGAAAAAGATCCATTAGAAAAAATGAGGGAGAAAAGTGTTCCATCTTCGGAGATTGTTCTGGATAAAAACAAAATGTATAAAAGGTTTGAAAGAGTTTGTGAGCAAGTAGGCAGAGAATCCAATCCATTTTACTCAAGTGATGGAGATGATCTTTTTTATTTACTAAAAATTGATAAATCTTGGGATCTGTATAAAGTTGATAAAAATGGTAAAAATTCTAAAAAAATAATATCAATGGGACAATATCCGGAGAGTCTTCAATTGTCATTCGATGGGAAAAAAATATACTGGACTGAGGGAAATAAAATCTGTTCATCTGATTTAAAAGGTGGAAATATCAAAAAGACTAATATTAAAATTGAAAAAGAGATATCACAAGTTTTGGTGAACGAGCAGAAATTCAACGAATTGTGGAAGATTATTGATGAAAAATTTTACGACGGAAATTTCCATGGAATAGATTGGAAATTGATGTATAGTAAATACAAAGATTATGCATTAAATAGCCGTAATCATGATGAGTTCAATTGTGTTGTAAGATTGATGCTTGGTGAATTAAATGCTTCCCATTTGGGAATTGGAGAACCATATAATTTTAGATTGCCAAGATATTTAACTGCTGAAACAGGTGTTCGAGTTCAAATAGATAATAGATCAAAAAAATTTGTCGTTGTTGATGTTGTCGAAGGTTCTCCAGCGTCAAAAAAAGATATAAAGTTAGGAGAAAAGATTGTTTCTGTTAATGGAAAGAAACTTGATATTCTTAAAAATTATTACTCCTATTTTGATAATTTGGCGGGTGATTATATTGAGATTGAAGTTGAATCAATTGATGGGCAAAACAGATTTATAAGAATAAAAACTTTGGATTTTAATCAATTGTACAATCTTTATTATGATGAGTGGCAAGAGAAAAACAGGTCGATTGTGGATTCTCTTTCGTCCGATAGATTGGGATATATTCACATAAAAGAGATGGATGAAGATGCCGTAAATGATTTCGAAACTGAATTATACACTGCAGCATACGGTAAAGATGCTCTAATTATCGATGTCCGTTTGAATGGTGGCGGTCATACTGCCGATTACCTATTGGGTATGCTCAATTGGCAAAAGCATGCCTTGACTGTTCCAAGAGGTGGTGAAAAAGGATATCCGGAGGATCGATTACCTCAATTCTTTTACGACAAACCAATCGTTTTATTATGTGATCAATGGTCATTCAGCAATGCTGAAATTTTTAGCCATGCGATTAAAGTATTAAAGAGAGGCAAAATAGTTGGAATGCCTACAGCGGGTGGAGTTATAAGCACGTCTAGTAGAAAATTATTGGATGGGAGTAGTTTTAGGGTTCCATTTAGAGGATGGTATACTGCTGATACGGGATTAAATGAAGAGAACAACGGTTGTGTGCCAGATTATATAATTGAGAATAATCCCGGAGAACTTGATCAGGGTTATGACGGACAACTGGAGAAAGCTATAGAAGTCTTATTAAAAGATTTGAGATAA
- a CDS encoding M20/M25/M40 family metallo-hydrolase codes for MRIFCFLVVLFTVQACFASVLVLGSNEKCEIENLIVYKDYAGIDLYFYNSDFYVAEIENESMLPQNYKNYKYLEDTKVKDLVGIYGIELLKLTETIRKDCLEILYIGQNSILVSDVNQNMKKIDSVDFRRLGDKIIYSPSTKAFIKPVVKENDPVIDDLVSHVCVDSVTSYIQKLQDFGTRYAYAENRREVALWIKNKFIEFGYENARLDSFYFEEDGCPSTWQYNVEATIVGTEYPDLISIIGGHHDSISNHDPDPNPMVSAPGVDDNGSGTSGVLETARVMKMMNFQPKKTIRFVTFAAEEVMPLVVGSNNYVNNNVIEKNEFVTFYLNLDMIAYNTYGNNEISSMPYTGYEIYHEIAKEAVNSYSNLTALDGCEDFVTSDMMYFYYEGIPCSYYFDWTYESYPFYHTSFDIIDNIDLSYGTEAVKSSTALMALIDKLPPKTMNLNVINGGDGSSVKLMWRNIQYDDFHFKVRVYDSENLVGEYDVSDSIHLVTNLENSKVYDFLVSTIDNDNNEGAPSKISCLTTTFPNNVENLKAVPHPTEIELKWNHTTHLNFSHFNIYKYNEASSEYILLTQSTELIYIDNDCNLDNWNHYKIEAENDLGFISEPVYVSGNAMTMDKGVLVIDDSKNSGNSLPNPNDNMQDEFFDYITSDFNFDQYDIIENDNSISINDYCKYSSVIWHRLKEPFGSFINCEKLKEFEHYLLNGGNLLILTNRVSDMVHEGLNITANDSFMRNFLKIDSLSYNEESKLIGAKPEHDYLSYIGVDPEKAFSANNYHLNAVEVIYPIDEDDVLFKFDSEYDPNTNQGSMLDKPIGVKNLNDTYNTVTLNMPLYFFDKELSKELMHTILSDMFGEQVGLNEENFNKVNDFTILGNYPNPFNPETTIRFNVRCSANFKVSIYNIAGEKLEELLDQRLDSGTYNIRYDGSNFNSGVYFYRIESEGYFKTGKMLLVK; via the coding sequence ATGAGGATTTTTTGCTTCTTAGTCGTTCTTTTCACTGTTCAAGCGTGTTTTGCGTCTGTCCTTGTATTAGGTAGCAATGAAAAATGTGAAATTGAAAATCTGATTGTTTACAAAGATTATGCTGGAATTGATCTCTATTTTTATAATAGTGATTTCTACGTTGCGGAGATAGAAAATGAGTCGATGTTACCGCAAAATTATAAAAACTATAAATATTTGGAAGATACAAAAGTAAAAGACCTTGTTGGGATATACGGGATTGAGCTTTTGAAGTTAACAGAAACGATCAGAAAAGATTGTTTGGAAATTCTGTATATTGGTCAAAACTCAATTCTCGTAAGTGATGTTAACCAAAACATGAAAAAAATAGATAGTGTTGATTTCAGAAGATTAGGAGATAAAATAATTTACTCTCCCTCTACTAAGGCATTTATTAAGCCTGTAGTTAAAGAAAATGATCCGGTAATTGATGATCTTGTTTCCCATGTATGTGTTGATTCTGTTACATCATATATTCAGAAATTGCAAGATTTTGGAACAAGATACGCATATGCCGAGAATAGAAGAGAAGTAGCTCTTTGGATAAAAAACAAATTTATAGAATTTGGATATGAAAATGCAAGATTAGACTCTTTTTATTTTGAAGAGGATGGGTGTCCAAGCACTTGGCAATATAATGTTGAAGCTACCATTGTAGGAACTGAATATCCAGATTTAATTTCAATTATTGGTGGTCACCATGATTCTATTAGTAATCATGATCCAGATCCGAACCCAATGGTATCAGCCCCTGGAGTTGATGATAATGGAAGTGGAACATCAGGTGTTCTTGAAACCGCTAGAGTTATGAAAATGATGAATTTTCAGCCAAAGAAAACAATTCGATTTGTAACTTTTGCAGCAGAAGAAGTGATGCCATTAGTAGTAGGAAGTAATAATTATGTGAACAACAATGTCATTGAGAAAAATGAATTTGTAACATTCTACTTAAATTTGGATATGATAGCTTACAATACTTATGGCAACAATGAAATTAGTTCAATGCCTTACACGGGATATGAAATTTATCATGAAATAGCCAAAGAAGCGGTAAATTCCTACTCAAATTTAACAGCATTAGATGGGTGCGAAGATTTTGTAACAAGTGACATGATGTATTTTTATTATGAAGGTATTCCGTGTTCATATTACTTCGATTGGACTTATGAATCCTATCCATTTTATCATACCTCTTTTGATATAATAGACAATATTGATTTGAGCTATGGTACAGAAGCGGTAAAGTCTTCCACGGCATTAATGGCTTTGATCGACAAGTTGCCGCCTAAAACAATGAATCTGAATGTCATAAATGGCGGTGATGGGTCGAGTGTTAAATTGATGTGGAGAAATATTCAATACGATGATTTTCATTTTAAGGTTAGAGTTTACGATTCTGAGAATCTAGTTGGTGAGTATGATGTTTCAGACTCGATTCATTTGGTAACAAATTTAGAAAATTCGAAAGTATATGATTTTTTAGTTAGTACAATAGATAATGATAACAATGAGGGAGCTCCTTCAAAAATTTCCTGCTTAACTACAACATTTCCAAATAATGTCGAAAATTTGAAAGCAGTTCCTCACCCTACTGAAATTGAGTTGAAATGGAATCATACAACACATCTCAATTTTTCTCATTTTAACATTTATAAATACAATGAAGCTTCCTCTGAGTATATATTGCTAACTCAAAGTACCGAACTAATCTATATTGATAATGATTGCAATCTTGATAATTGGAATCATTATAAAATTGAAGCAGAAAATGATCTCGGATTCATCAGTGAGCCTGTGTATGTATCTGGAAATGCAATGACAATGGATAAAGGTGTTCTTGTTATTGATGATTCAAAAAATTCTGGGAACTCCTTACCTAACCCAAATGACAATATGCAGGACGAATTTTTTGATTATATTACAAGTGATTTTAATTTTGATCAATATGATATTATAGAAAATGATAACTCTATTTCGATAAACGATTATTGCAAATATTCGTCAGTAATTTGGCATAGATTAAAAGAACCTTTTGGTAGTTTTATCAATTGTGAAAAGTTAAAAGAGTTTGAGCACTATTTACTTAATGGTGGGAATTTACTTATTCTGACGAATCGGGTTAGTGATATGGTTCATGAAGGATTAAATATTACTGCGAATGATTCTTTTATGAGAAATTTTTTAAAAATCGACTCCCTTAGTTATAATGAAGAATCCAAACTTATAGGTGCTAAACCAGAACATGATTACCTTTCTTACATTGGAGTTGATCCAGAAAAAGCTTTTAGTGCAAATAATTATCACTTAAACGCTGTTGAGGTAATTTATCCAATTGATGAAGACGATGTTTTGTTTAAATTTGATTCTGAGTATGATCCAAATACAAACCAAGGTAGTATGCTTGATAAACCTATTGGAGTAAAAAATTTAAATGATACATATAACACTGTAACCTTGAACATGCCACTATATTTTTTTGATAAGGAGCTATCCAAAGAATTAATGCATACAATTTTGAGCGATATGTTTGGTGAGCAAGTTGGTTTAAATGAAGAAAATTTCAATAAGGTTAATGATTTTACAATTTTAGGTAATTATCCAAACCCTTTTAATCCTGAAACTACAATTAGGTTTAATGTTCGTTGCTCAGCAAATTTCAAGGTCTCAATATATAATATTGCAGGTGAAAAACTGGAAGAATTACTTGATCAGAGATTAGATTCTGGTACTTACAATATTAGGTATGATGGTAGCAATTTTAATAGTGGAGTTTATTTTTATAGAATTGAAAGCGAAGGGTATTTTAAAACTGGTAAAATGCTTCTTGTAAAATAA
- a CDS encoding tryptophanase produces MDLPYAEPYKIKTVEMLKRTTREERIEAIKAAKYNLFNLKSDDVFIDLLTDSGTGAMSDMQWAEIMIGDESYAGARSFRKMKETINELTGFEHVLPTHQGRAAENVLFSATVKEGDVVPGNSHFDTTKGHIEFRKAKAIDCTIDEAFNTTLIHPFKGNLDLAKLEKVYKEYPVDKIPMCIITVTCNTSGGQPVSMQNIREVSELSRRYGVRVIFDSARFAENAYFIKTREDGYQNKTIREIVKEMFSYGDGMTMSSKKDAIVNMGGFIALKDEELYNKASVFGIVFEGYLTYGGMSGRDMGALAQGLKEGTEFDFLESRIFQVKYLGDKLKEYGIPIQEPSGGHAIFVDAKKFLPNLDEREMVAQTLGVELYIEGGVRGVEIGTLLADRDPVTRKNRYPKLELLRLAIPRRVYTYKHMDYIAAALKNVFDRRGSITRGFKIVKEAPIMRHFTVQLERYQNGEAIVED; encoded by the coding sequence ATGGATTTACCTTATGCAGAACCGTATAAAATTAAGACGGTAGAAATGCTTAAGCGTACAACACGTGAGGAGAGAATCGAAGCTATAAAGGCTGCAAAATACAATCTTTTCAACTTGAAAAGTGATGATGTTTTCATTGATCTTTTGACTGACTCCGGAACGGGAGCTATGAGTGACATGCAATGGGCTGAAATCATGATTGGTGATGAAAGCTATGCAGGTGCTAGATCATTCAGAAAAATGAAAGAAACCATTAATGAATTAACGGGTTTTGAACATGTACTTCCTACTCATCAGGGTAGAGCTGCAGAAAACGTTCTTTTTTCTGCAACTGTAAAAGAAGGTGATGTTGTTCCGGGGAACTCACATTTTGATACTACAAAAGGACACATCGAATTTAGAAAAGCTAAAGCAATAGACTGTACTATTGATGAAGCTTTTAATACAACCTTGATTCACCCTTTCAAAGGCAATCTTGATCTCGCAAAACTGGAAAAAGTTTATAAAGAGTATCCGGTTGATAAGATACCGATGTGTATAATAACTGTTACTTGTAACACTTCAGGCGGACAACCAGTTTCAATGCAAAATATCAGAGAAGTTTCTGAGTTAAGTAGAAGATACGGTGTAAGAGTAATTTTCGACTCTGCTAGATTTGCTGAAAATGCATATTTCATCAAAACGAGAGAAGATGGTTATCAAAATAAAACTATAAGAGAAATTGTTAAAGAGATGTTTTCATATGGCGATGGCATGACAATGAGTAGTAAGAAAGACGCTATCGTTAACATGGGAGGATTTATTGCTCTTAAAGATGAAGAACTCTACAATAAAGCTTCAGTTTTCGGTATCGTTTTCGAAGGTTATTTGACTTATGGTGGAATGAGTGGGAGAGATATGGGTGCTCTTGCACAAGGTCTAAAAGAAGGTACAGAGTTTGATTTTCTTGAATCAAGAATTTTTCAAGTAAAATATCTTGGCGATAAGCTGAAAGAGTATGGAATACCTATCCAGGAACCATCTGGTGGTCATGCAATTTTTGTAGATGCTAAAAAATTCCTTCCAAATCTTGATGAAAGAGAGATGGTTGCTCAGACGCTTGGAGTTGAATTATATATCGAAGGTGGAGTAAGAGGTGTTGAAATTGGAACTCTACTTGCTGATAGAGATCCCGTTACAAGAAAAAACAGATATCCAAAACTTGAGCTTCTGAGGCTTGCAATTCCTAGAAGAGTTTATACTTACAAACATATGGATTATATTGCTGCAGCCTTAAAAAATGTATTTGATAGAAGAGGTTCAATTACAAGGGGTTTCAAAATTGTTAAAGAGGCTCCAATCATGAGACATTTTACCGTTCAACTCGAAAGATATCAAAATGGTGAAGCTATTGTTGAAGATTAG